From Nocardioides faecalis:
CAGGCCGACAACCTCGAGCGCCGCAAGCAGATCTGCGAGCGCGCCTACCGGATCCTCGTCGACGAGGTCGGCTTCCCGGCCGAGGACATCATCTTCGACCCCAACGTGTTCGCGGTCGCCACGGGCATCGAGGAGCACGCGTCGTACGGCGTGGACTTCATCGAGGCGACCCGGTGGATCAAGCAGAACCTCCCCGGCGCCAAGGTCTCCGGCGGCATCTCCAACGTCTCGTTCAGCTTCCGCGGCAACAACGCGGTGCGCGAGGCGATCCACGCGGTGTTTCTGTTCCACGCCATCGAGGCGGGCCTGGACATGGGCATCGTCAACGCCGGCGCCCTGGTGCCCTACGACACCATCGACCCCGCGCTGCGCGACGCCATCGAGGACGTCGTGCTGAACCGGACCGACGACTCCGTCGCGGCCACCGAGCGGCTGCTCGAGCTGGCCGAGGCGCACCGCGGCAGCGGCGAGAAGGCCGCGGCGGCCGCGGAGGAGTGGCGCTCGCTGCCTGTGGGGCAGCGGATCACCCACGCCCTGGTCAAGGGCATCGACGCCCACGTGGAGGCCGACACCGAGGAGCTGCGCACCGAGATCGCGGAGCGCGGCGGCCGGCCGATCGAGGTCATCGAGGGACCGCTGATGGACGGCATGAACGTCGTCGGCGACCTGTTCGGCGCCGGCAAGATGTTCCTGCCGCAGGTGGTGAAGTCGGCGCGGGTGATGAAGAAGGCTGTGGCCTACCTGATCCCCTTCATCGAGCAGGAGAAGCTGGACAACCCCGAGCTGGCCACCGTGAAGGACACCAACGGCACGATCGTCCTCGCCACGGTCAAGGGCGACGTGCACGACATCGGCAAGAACATCGTCGGCGTCGTGCTCTCGTGCAACAACTACGAGGTCATCGACCTCGGCGTGATGGTGCCGGCGCAGAAGATCCTGGACACCGCCAAGGAGGTCGGCGCCGACATCATCGGCCTTTCCGGCCTGATCACGCCCAGCCTCGACGAGATGGTCGGCTTCGCCACCGAGATGCAGCGCGTGGGGTTGGACATCCCGCTGCTGATCGGCGGTGCCACCACCTCACGGGCACACACCGCGGTCAAGGTCGACCCGAAGTACGACGGCCCGGTGGTCTGGGTCAAGGACGCCTCGCGCTCCGTGCCGACCGCCGCCGCGCTGCTCGACGGCCGGCAGCGCCCGGCCCTGATGGAGGCCACCAGGGCCGACTACGACTCATTGCGGGCGCGGCACTCGCAGAAGTCGGATCGCCCCCAGCTGTCGTTCGCCGCCGCGAAGGACAACAAGAGCCCCATCGACTGGGCCGGCTACGCCCCGCCGCAGCCGCGCACCCCGGGGGTGCACGTGCTCGCGGACTACGACCTGTCCGAGCTGCGCGAGTACATCGACTGGCAGCCGTTCTTCAACGCCTGGGAGATGAAGGGCCGGTTCCCCGACATCCTCAACAGCCCCACCTATGGTGAGGCCGCCCGCAAGCTGTACGACGACGCCCAGGCCATGCTCGACCGGCTCGTGGCCGAGGGCTGGCTGACCGCGAACGGCGTCTACGGGCTGTTCCCGGCGGCGAGCACCGGCGAGGACGTGGTCGTCTATGGCGACGAGTCCCGCGCCGAGGTGCGCGCCACGCTGTTCCAGCTGCGGCAGCAGGGCAAGCACCGCGACGGCGTCCCGAACCGCTCCCTGGCCGACTACGTCGCACCGGTCGGCTCGGACCTGGTCGGCGGCGGCGACTGGGTCGGTGCCTTCGCGGTGACCGCCGGGCACGGGGTGACCGAGCGGATCGAGACGTTCAAGAAGGAGCTCGACGACTACTCCGCGATCCTGCTGGAGTCGTTGGCCGACCGGCTGGCCGAGGCGTTCGCGGAGCGGCTGCACCAGCGGGTGCGCACCGAGTTCTGGGCGCACGTGCCGCACGAGCAGCTGAGCAACGAGGACCTGATCGCCGAGAAGTACACCGGCATCCGGCCCGCGCCCGGCTACCCGGCCTGCCCGGACCACACCGAGAAGCTGACCATCTGGGACCTGCTCGGAGTGGAGGAGAACACCGGCATCACGCTCACCGAGTCGATGGCGATGTGGCCCGGGGCGTCGGTCTCCGGCATCTACTACAGCCACCCGCAGGCGCAGTACTTCGTGGTCGGCCGCTTGGGCCGCGACCAGATCGAGGACTACGCGGCACGGAAGGGCTGGAGCGTCGCCGAGGCCGAGAAGTGGCTCTCGCCGAACCTGGGCTACGACCCGGACGACTGAGCCTGCGCGCACGAGCCGCCGCGCGGTGAGGCGTCCCCGGTC
This genomic window contains:
- the metH gene encoding methionine synthase, which produces MAQDKNWQPDATEELSALLRERIVILDGAMGTAIQRDRPDEAGYRGERFADWPSDLVGNNDLLSLTQPEIIAGIHREYLDAGADVIETNTFSSNAVSLGDYGMEELAYELNVASAALARQVADEVAAATGRKRYVAGALGPTTRTASISPDVNDPGARNVSYAQLVDAYLTAARGLVDGGSDLLFIETIFDTLNAKAAIFAVETLFEETGRRWPVVISGTITDASGRTLSGQVTEAFWDSVRHARPLAVGLNCALGAKEMRPYVAELSRLADTFVSVYPNAGLPNAFGEYEEAPADTAAVLTEFAEAGFLNLVGGCCGTTPAHIAEIAKVMEGRPVREPATVEPALRLAGLEPFTVTDDSLFVNVGERTNITGSARFRNLIKDGDYDTALSVAAQQVEAGAQVIDVNMDEGMIDGVAAMDRFVKLIASEPDISRVPLMIDSSKWEVIEAGLRCVQGKPIVNSISMKEGEEKFVEQARLCKKYGAAAVVMAFDEDGQADNLERRKQICERAYRILVDEVGFPAEDIIFDPNVFAVATGIEEHASYGVDFIEATRWIKQNLPGAKVSGGISNVSFSFRGNNAVREAIHAVFLFHAIEAGLDMGIVNAGALVPYDTIDPALRDAIEDVVLNRTDDSVAATERLLELAEAHRGSGEKAAAAAEEWRSLPVGQRITHALVKGIDAHVEADTEELRTEIAERGGRPIEVIEGPLMDGMNVVGDLFGAGKMFLPQVVKSARVMKKAVAYLIPFIEQEKLDNPELATVKDTNGTIVLATVKGDVHDIGKNIVGVVLSCNNYEVIDLGVMVPAQKILDTAKEVGADIIGLSGLITPSLDEMVGFATEMQRVGLDIPLLIGGATTSRAHTAVKVDPKYDGPVVWVKDASRSVPTAAALLDGRQRPALMEATRADYDSLRARHSQKSDRPQLSFAAAKDNKSPIDWAGYAPPQPRTPGVHVLADYDLSELREYIDWQPFFNAWEMKGRFPDILNSPTYGEAARKLYDDAQAMLDRLVAEGWLTANGVYGLFPAASTGEDVVVYGDESRAEVRATLFQLRQQGKHRDGVPNRSLADYVAPVGSDLVGGGDWVGAFAVTAGHGVTERIETFKKELDDYSAILLESLADRLAEAFAERLHQRVRTEFWAHVPHEQLSNEDLIAEKYTGIRPAPGYPACPDHTEKLTIWDLLGVEENTGITLTESMAMWPGASVSGIYYSHPQAQYFVVGRLGRDQIEDYAARKGWSVAEAEKWLSPNLGYDPDD